A single window of Magnetococcus marinus MC-1 DNA harbors:
- a CDS encoding thiopurine S-methyltransferase, producing the protein MSSLDSDLWLQAWQDDHICDFHQLRVNRLLMKHWPLLHMARGERVMVPLCGKSLDMLWLAQQGYEVLGIELSALAVAAFFEENGLQPTHRKLGDFTLWQSGRVSILCGDFFDLTPLLCENVDWVYDRAALTALPEPLRRRYAAYIQQLTPANIVLMTIEEQEDGVSEACFLGIDPEIMALYGPLCHIGLSYVGREEEIDPNNPLGKPISVAYKIYQITR; encoded by the coding sequence ATGTCCAGCTTAGATTCTGATTTGTGGTTGCAGGCGTGGCAGGATGACCACATTTGCGATTTTCATCAGTTACGGGTGAACCGCCTGCTGATGAAACACTGGCCCTTGTTGCACATGGCCCGTGGCGAGCGGGTTATGGTACCACTCTGTGGGAAAAGTCTGGATATGTTGTGGCTGGCGCAGCAAGGCTACGAAGTGTTGGGGATTGAGCTTAGCGCCCTAGCGGTAGCGGCTTTTTTTGAGGAAAATGGGCTACAACCTACCCACCGCAAACTGGGGGATTTTACCCTCTGGCAGAGCGGGCGTGTCTCCATCTTGTGCGGCGATTTTTTTGATCTTACCCCCCTGTTGTGCGAAAACGTGGATTGGGTCTATGACCGGGCTGCTTTAACCGCACTACCTGAGCCATTACGCAGGCGTTATGCGGCCTATATTCAGCAGTTAACACCAGCCAACATCGTGCTTATGACCATAGAAGAGCAGGAAGATGGGGTGAGCGAAGCGTGCTTTTTGGGCATTGATCCAGAGATTATGGCGCTTTATGGCCCCTTGTGTCACATCGGTTTGAGCTATGTGGGCAGAGAGGAGGAAATTGACCCGAATAATCCTCTTGGCAAGCCCATATCGGTGGCCTATAAGATTTACCAAATCACCCGCTAA
- a CDS encoding AAA family ATPase, giving the protein MSKPSLDLVKSIVGAGLFSEEQVKESGEATTAPLIAVSRTLGANGTIIAQKLAEKLHVPYYDQGLIDRVLEEADQDKLLMQRIDERATNFMDDFIYSIFSDKQSPKDAYFQALVKVLINISRNGGVVVGRGSHMLLPEKRTFRLRLECGRSHAIKRIASREGISESEAAKKIETVNAQRAKFIAKMPRRFPSLESEYDLVLHTDHFHDDDATVEAIICMMKAGNYATSMPR; this is encoded by the coding sequence ATGAGCAAACCTTCCCTGGACTTGGTTAAATCTATTGTAGGCGCTGGCCTGTTTTCTGAAGAGCAGGTCAAAGAGAGTGGAGAGGCCACCACCGCCCCATTGATTGCCGTTTCACGCACACTTGGTGCAAACGGCACCATTATCGCCCAAAAACTGGCCGAAAAACTCCATGTACCCTACTACGATCAGGGCCTTATTGACCGGGTGTTGGAAGAGGCCGATCAAGACAAACTGTTGATGCAACGCATTGATGAGCGTGCCACCAACTTTATGGATGATTTTATCTACTCCATCTTTAGCGATAAACAGTCTCCTAAGGATGCCTATTTCCAGGCTCTGGTTAAGGTACTCATTAATATCAGCCGCAATGGTGGTGTGGTGGTGGGCCGTGGCTCGCACATGTTACTCCCGGAAAAGCGCACCTTCCGTTTACGCTTAGAGTGTGGCCGTAGCCACGCCATTAAGCGCATTGCCAGTCGTGAAGGCATCTCTGAAAGCGAAGCGGCTAAAAAAATTGAAACGGTCAACGCCCAACGGGCCAAGTTTATTGCGAAAATGCCCAGACGTTTTCCCTCGTTAGAGAGCGAGTATGATCTGGTGCTGCACACCGATCATTTTCATGATGATGATGCCACGGTTGAGGCGATTATCTGCATGATGAAAGCAGGTAACTACGCCACCAGCATGCCCCGTTAA
- a CDS encoding hemolysin family protein, with the protein MDSFGQILLIGLFVLIKGFFSGSEIAMVNCDKLKLRHRAKLGDQGARMVVEMFKNPDIVLGTTQIGTNIATVSISTMAALMFIDLFGGHGDMISALVLTPFLLILGEIVPKSIYQQKADVIAPRIIYVLKFFSVLFYPVIFIFSRIARFVTRLVGGHSHQNGFITRDEIRMLLEMSDATPSGRRFDRDRVRRIIRFADTTVGEAMIPLVDVVGISEKAPLSEAIERIYSQGFNRLPVYRGNLINIVGVCTINSWALMDPDLGLKTLKDFTDPPLYLSPNQTIDQALPLLQARPSNHMGIVVDEFGSAAGILTMEDIFEEVVGEIDVGYDFDEYQPKRRLMFQQLGEDDYVADGRMPLSQINDRIHILLPVGEVHTLAGWMMHRLKAIPKPDDDVVEQEYHFRVLEANDRIVTKVRISRI; encoded by the coding sequence ATGGACTCCTTTGGGCAGATCTTATTGATTGGTCTCTTTGTGCTGATCAAGGGCTTTTTTTCTGGCAGTGAAATCGCCATGGTTAACTGCGATAAGCTTAAGCTGCGCCACCGCGCCAAGTTGGGGGATCAAGGCGCCCGCATGGTGGTGGAGATGTTTAAAAATCCGGATATTGTGTTAGGCACCACCCAGATCGGCACCAACATCGCCACGGTCTCCATCTCGACCATGGCGGCCCTTATGTTTATTGATCTGTTTGGGGGCCATGGTGATATGATCTCGGCCTTGGTGCTCACCCCTTTTCTGCTGATTTTGGGTGAGATTGTACCCAAAAGCATCTATCAGCAAAAGGCTGACGTCATCGCCCCACGCATTATCTATGTGCTTAAATTTTTTTCGGTTCTCTTCTACCCGGTCATCTTTATCTTCAGTCGCATTGCCCGTTTTGTGACCCGTTTGGTGGGGGGCCATAGCCACCAGAACGGCTTTATTACCCGCGATGAGATACGTATGTTGCTGGAGATGAGCGACGCTACCCCCTCTGGCCGGCGCTTTGACCGTGACCGCGTGCGGCGCATCATCCGTTTTGCCGACACCACCGTGGGCGAGGCGATGATCCCCTTGGTGGATGTGGTGGGCATCTCGGAAAAAGCCCCTTTAAGCGAGGCCATAGAACGCATCTATAGCCAAGGTTTTAATCGGTTGCCCGTCTACCGTGGTAATTTGATTAACATTGTGGGGGTCTGTACCATCAATAGCTGGGCCTTGATGGATCCGGATCTTGGCTTGAAAACACTCAAAGATTTTACCGATCCACCGCTCTATCTTTCTCCCAACCAGACCATTGATCAAGCGCTGCCCCTGTTACAAGCACGGCCATCCAACCACATGGGCATTGTGGTGGATGAATTTGGCTCGGCGGCGGGTATTCTTACCATGGAAGATATTTTTGAAGAGGTGGTCGGTGAGATTGATGTTGGTTACGACTTTGATGAATACCAACCCAAGCGTCGCTTAATGTTTCAGCAACTTGGTGAGGATGATTATGTGGCCGACGGGCGCATGCCGCTCTCACAAATCAATGACAGGATTCACATTTTACTGCCAGTGGGAGAGGTTCACACCCTGGCGGGTTGGATGATGCACCGTCTTAAAGCGATTCCTAAACCCGATGATGATGTGGTGGAGCAGGAGTATCATTTTAGAGTGTTAGAGGCCAATGATCGCATCGTGACCAAAGTGCGTATCTCGCGCATATAA
- a CDS encoding CNNM domain-containing protein translates to MDGSTLLPVFTTQELEFALRILLQVFLMIAAAMFSGSETALFSLSRLDLQKLRTTRNPYSDRIHEMLDEPRRLIISILCGNELLNIASSSNMAAILLLSFGSEDVGLLNVLVMVPLLLLVAEVTPKTFAVTFPIKFSTRISARILPKWIIFISPLRETIRLIADRITTLIVGEQVQQENILQKDEFRTLVEEGADHGALDASERVLIDNMLEASETEVLHIMTPRTRLHLLNANDPLPKILKRFRKYRHPRVPVIRGHADNILGMLHSEDVLRLLRSQRPLEEVRIEELLRPVHYVPPTKTVDEMFDYFQAHNTRAAIILGEYGGVTGIVTMKDVLTFIFGEISGAGKSKAYYKEKDNNIYIIPGDMRLIDFEDLTAFGIDDSMMTTIGGVAFRLFDRLPKVGDALVNDGLRFTVLEMDGLRIKTLRVGKSSVDNGLPDEQEAPHPLESPSTVEVDESGHAPTDHGSADAEQQVLLRDDEEPEAASEVSLMEAARANPEETACEKPEETAREKPDESPVAETPVVAAETQTPAPTKVKSKKRKAAALEKELHTPDAPTATPSGEV, encoded by the coding sequence ATGGATGGCTCCACACTGCTTCCCGTTTTCACCACTCAGGAGCTGGAATTTGCCCTGCGGATTCTCTTGCAGGTTTTTCTTATGATCGCGGCGGCCATGTTCTCTGGCTCAGAGACCGCCCTCTTTTCGCTGAGTCGTCTGGATCTGCAAAAACTCCGCACCACCCGCAATCCTTATTCAGACCGCATTCACGAGATGCTTGACGAACCCCGCCGTCTGATCATCTCTATTCTATGTGGCAATGAGCTGCTCAACATCGCCTCATCCTCCAACATGGCGGCCATTCTGCTGCTCAGCTTTGGCAGTGAAGATGTGGGACTGCTCAACGTACTGGTGATGGTACCCTTGCTGTTGCTGGTGGCCGAGGTCACACCTAAAACCTTTGCTGTAACCTTTCCCATTAAATTTTCTACCCGTATTTCGGCCCGCATTCTGCCCAAATGGATTATTTTTATCAGCCCCTTGCGTGAGACCATCCGCCTCATCGCCGACCGCATAACCACACTGATTGTAGGGGAGCAGGTGCAACAGGAAAATATTTTACAAAAGGATGAGTTCCGTACTCTGGTCGAAGAGGGTGCCGATCATGGCGCCTTGGATGCCTCGGAACGGGTATTGATTGATAATATGCTGGAAGCCTCGGAGACCGAGGTGCTGCACATCATGACCCCCCGTACCCGTTTGCACCTGCTGAATGCCAATGATCCCCTGCCTAAAATTTTAAAACGTTTTAGAAAATATCGGCACCCCCGCGTACCGGTTATTCGCGGCCATGCGGACAATATTTTGGGCATGCTGCATTCGGAGGATGTGCTGCGACTGCTACGCAGCCAGCGCCCCCTAGAAGAGGTTCGTATTGAGGAGCTTTTGCGCCCCGTACACTATGTGCCACCCACCAAAACCGTGGATGAAATGTTTGACTATTTCCAAGCCCACAACACCCGTGCCGCCATTATCTTGGGGGAGTATGGTGGGGTAACGGGCATTGTCACCATGAAAGATGTGCTCACCTTTATTTTTGGTGAGATCTCTGGCGCGGGCAAAAGCAAAGCCTACTATAAAGAGAAAGATAACAACATTTACATCATACCCGGCGATATGCGTCTCATTGATTTTGAGGATCTGACCGCCTTTGGTATTGACGATAGCATGATGACCACCATCGGCGGGGTAGCGTTTCGGCTGTTTGACCGGCTGCCCAAGGTGGGGGATGCCTTGGTCAATGATGGCCTACGCTTTACCGTGTTAGAGATGGATGGTCTGCGTATTAAGACCCTACGGGTCGGCAAAAGCAGTGTGGACAATGGCCTGCCCGATGAGCAAGAGGCCCCCCATCCGCTGGAAAGCCCCAGCACGGTGGAGGTGGATGAGAGCGGCCACGCGCCAACAGACCACGGCAGTGCAGACGCTGAACAGCAAGTGCTGCTGCGCGATGATGAAGAACCCGAGGCGGCCAGTGAGGTAAGTTTAATGGAAGCCGCGCGCGCGAACCCGGAAGAAACCGCCTGCGAAAAGCCAGAAGAAACCGCCCGCGAGAAGCCGGATGAGAGCCCTGTGGCAGAGACCCCGGTGGTTGCGGCTGAGACGCAAACCCCAGCCCCCACCAAGGTTAAATCAAAAAAACGCAAGGCTGCTGCTTTGGAAAAAGAGCTCCACACACCTGATGCCCCAACCGCCACACCCTCTGGGGAGGTATAA
- a CDS encoding CHAD domain-containing protein: protein MERPQISKVSPVQVEQTVEEAFMAIIRSQFEQVLAWEPLALEGSDSEGVHQMRVAYRRMRSALTTFRRAIPREVSRQIGSEMRWAASSLGPAREVDVFLEEGLPQLHGHLNMAEGEQHLTAQSQRFRQQSYQQVQAVLESERYRQFKRHLDVWLKERGWRVEIQEASKLERLDGPIAKFASKVLEKQMARVMSDGEEISRLSAEELHQLRIDCKKLRYATDFFRELYPAKRVDAFIGELKQVQDLLGIMNDGAVMPALLDEILQGVEDAPARSYADAILGWRAYALETQRGQLPERWGHFMAAPLPWAEPRKRKGQRG, encoded by the coding sequence ATGGAACGTCCGCAGATCAGCAAAGTGTCACCGGTACAGGTGGAACAAACGGTGGAAGAGGCCTTTATGGCCATTATCCGCAGCCAGTTTGAGCAGGTATTGGCGTGGGAGCCGTTGGCCCTTGAGGGGAGTGATTCTGAAGGGGTTCATCAAATGCGGGTGGCCTATCGGCGCATGCGCAGTGCCCTAACGACGTTTCGGCGGGCCATTCCCCGTGAGGTGAGTCGGCAGATAGGCAGTGAGATGCGCTGGGCAGCCAGCTCTTTGGGGCCTGCGCGGGAAGTGGATGTGTTTCTGGAAGAGGGCTTGCCGCAACTGCATGGGCACCTAAACATGGCGGAGGGTGAACAGCACCTGACGGCGCAGAGCCAACGCTTTCGTCAGCAGAGCTACCAGCAGGTGCAAGCCGTGTTGGAGAGTGAGCGTTACCGGCAGTTTAAGCGTCATTTGGATGTTTGGTTAAAAGAACGGGGCTGGCGGGTAGAGATTCAAGAGGCCAGTAAATTGGAGCGTTTGGATGGCCCCATCGCCAAGTTTGCCAGTAAGGTGTTAGAAAAGCAGATGGCGCGGGTGATGAGTGATGGGGAAGAGATAAGCCGTCTCTCTGCCGAGGAGCTCCATCAGCTGCGCATTGATTGCAAAAAGCTGCGTTATGCCACCGATTTTTTTCGTGAGCTCTATCCGGCCAAGCGGGTGGATGCCTTTATTGGTGAGCTTAAACAGGTGCAGGATCTGTTGGGTATTATGAACGATGGGGCGGTGATGCCGGCTTTGTTGGATGAGATTTTACAGGGGGTTGAGGATGCCCCGGCGCGTAGCTATGCTGATGCGATATTGGGTTGGCGGGCCTATGCGTTAGAGACGCAACGGGGCCAATTGCCAGAGCGTTGGGGACATTTTATGGCCGCCCCGCTGCCCTGGGCCGAACCCCGCAAACGCAAGGGTCAGCGGGGGTAA
- a CDS encoding 2,3,4,5-tetrahydropyridine-2,6-dicarboxylate N-succinyltransferase → MTPIPIEPIFIPDADPSDRWSCAKDAVCRITCPGSTVCDEYEETLYARLLRFEALIDLAWEEGMQHTPSAMDSLLRDTIHETIQMLDDGIISVAAINPLRADARHNWAVNWWIKRALIIYDRLVPNRMLGDSLESKSVMDPGRTFYWDNRHLKFSNWTETQFEAAKIIIAPPAIAQKGCFIGPKSIHKGIRIEMGAYVSSDVFIDDGAMVGSCAHIGMGVQISKNATVGGAMRPVELVPAVIEDRAFIGSFSKVSAGVLVSSEAILVGSVDLERETPIIDEIRGEVYRGYVPPRALVVTKRHAQSGLNLPHIVYYRRDEESRYAARDILNTFYRNVRIE, encoded by the coding sequence ATGACACCCATTCCTATTGAGCCCATTTTTATCCCTGATGCCGATCCCAGCGACCGTTGGAGTTGCGCCAAAGATGCGGTGTGTCGCATTACCTGTCCCGGTTCCACAGTCTGCGATGAGTATGAAGAGACCCTCTATGCCCGTCTGTTACGCTTTGAGGCACTCATTGATCTGGCCTGGGAAGAGGGCATGCAGCACACCCCCAGCGCCATGGACAGCCTGCTGCGGGACACCATCCATGAGACCATCCAAATGTTGGATGATGGCATTATCAGCGTGGCCGCCATCAATCCACTGCGGGCGGATGCTCGCCACAACTGGGCGGTTAATTGGTGGATCAAACGGGCCTTAATCATCTATGACCGGCTGGTTCCCAACCGCATGTTGGGGGATAGTTTGGAATCTAAATCGGTGATGGATCCGGGTCGCACTTTTTATTGGGATAACCGGCATCTAAAATTTAGCAACTGGACCGAAACGCAGTTTGAGGCGGCCAAGATCATTATTGCGCCACCGGCCATTGCCCAAAAAGGGTGTTTTATTGGTCCAAAGTCGATACACAAAGGCATTCGGATTGAGATGGGGGCCTATGTTAGCTCGGATGTCTTTATTGACGATGGCGCCATGGTCGGCTCCTGTGCCCACATTGGCATGGGGGTGCAGATCTCTAAAAATGCCACGGTGGGCGGGGCGATGCGTCCGGTGGAGTTGGTACCGGCGGTGATTGAGGATCGCGCTTTTATTGGCTCTTTTTCCAAGGTCTCAGCGGGGGTGCTGGTAAGCAGCGAGGCGATTTTGGTGGGCAGTGTTGATCTAGAGCGGGAGACCCCCATCATTGATGAGATCCGGGGCGAAGTTTACCGAGGTTACGTGCCCCCTCGTGCGCTGGTGGTAACAAAACGCCACGCCCAATCAGGACTTAACCTCCCCCACATTGTCTACTATCGTCGTGATGAAGAGTCCCGCTATGCCGCCCGTGACATCCTCAACACCTTCTACCGCAATGTGCGGATTGAGTGA
- a CDS encoding electron transfer flavoprotein subunit alpha/FixB family protein produces MKDNRVLLVVELQGESLHPATAHGVTAALQCAASCTLLVIGAAQESALQQAASLQGVELVEHQPVALACMTAENLAPLIRDRFVALQASHLFMLETRWGKDLLPRVAALLGRQPLTGVVAIQDARSFVRPTHAGNALVTLHSSAGAILATLRLTAFSPAPTGAQPCPIVTAAECAPSHPTRLLERRHREDARPDLCQAEIVVCGGQALERAGNFALIEALADALGGAVAATRSAVDAGLADNALQVGQTGQVVAPKLYIAVGLSGAIQHLAGMKDSGCIVSINSDPGAPIHAVADYRLVADLYQALPAWLTLLAMQKGKV; encoded by the coding sequence ATGAAGGATAACCGGGTTTTGCTGGTGGTGGAGCTTCAAGGGGAATCGCTGCATCCCGCCACGGCACACGGTGTTACGGCGGCGCTCCAGTGCGCCGCGAGCTGCACACTGCTGGTCATTGGAGCAGCCCAGGAGAGCGCCCTGCAACAAGCCGCCAGCTTGCAAGGGGTCGAATTGGTGGAGCATCAACCGGTGGCGCTGGCCTGCATGACGGCAGAAAATTTAGCACCCCTTATACGGGATCGCTTTGTAGCGCTGCAAGCCAGCCACCTTTTTATGTTGGAAACCCGTTGGGGCAAAGATCTCTTACCCCGCGTGGCCGCCCTGCTGGGGCGGCAGCCCCTCACTGGCGTGGTGGCCATCCAGGATGCCCGCTCGTTTGTACGTCCCACCCATGCGGGCAATGCCTTAGTCACCCTACACTCTTCTGCGGGGGCGATTTTAGCGACGCTCCGCCTGACCGCTTTCTCCCCCGCCCCGACAGGCGCGCAACCTTGTCCCATCGTCACTGCGGCTGAGTGTGCACCAAGCCACCCTACCCGCTTGTTGGAACGACGCCACCGGGAGGATGCCCGGCCCGATCTGTGTCAGGCGGAGATTGTGGTATGCGGTGGGCAAGCGCTGGAGAGGGCGGGCAATTTTGCCCTTATCGAAGCGCTGGCCGATGCCTTGGGTGGGGCGGTGGCGGCCACCCGCTCGGCGGTGGATGCCGGCTTAGCGGACAATGCCCTGCAAGTGGGGCAGACCGGCCAAGTGGTGGCCCCCAAGCTCTACATTGCGGTGGGGCTGTCGGGGGCCATTCAACATCTGGCAGGGATGAAGGATTCCGGCTGTATTGTCTCCATCAACAGCGACCCTGGCGCCCCCATCCACGCGGTGGCCGACTATCGGCTGGTGGCCGATCTTTACCAAGCTCTGCCCGCTTGGCTCACCCTTTTAGCGATGCAAAAGGGGAAGGTATAG
- a CDS encoding electron transfer flavoprotein subunit beta/FixA family protein — MNILVPIKQVADPATPIRWYPDGGGVDASDSKAIINPFDEIALEAALQLKEAGHAQQVICCSIGPECWNDALRTALAIGADRAIRLHGPADLEPLVIARLLAQVVNQQSCSLVIAGKQAVDQDDSQVGQLVAGLLGWSQATFAAHLAVADGELLVQRETDDGQERLSLPLPAVITTDLRLNTPRYASLPNIVKAKRKPLEQLDAAAFGVDLTPQWQRLQQQPPPMRPMGQWVDSVEALHAMLRKEGLLHEG, encoded by the coding sequence ATGAACATTTTAGTGCCCATCAAGCAGGTTGCCGATCCGGCCACCCCGATCCGTTGGTACCCGGATGGTGGTGGTGTGGATGCAAGTGACAGCAAAGCGATCATCAACCCCTTTGATGAGATCGCCCTAGAGGCGGCCTTGCAGCTCAAAGAAGCGGGTCATGCCCAGCAGGTGATCTGTTGCAGCATCGGCCCAGAGTGTTGGAATGATGCCCTGCGTACAGCGCTCGCCATCGGAGCGGACCGAGCCATCCGCCTGCATGGGCCCGCCGATCTGGAGCCCTTGGTGATTGCCCGCCTGCTGGCCCAAGTGGTCAACCAACAGAGCTGCTCGTTGGTGATCGCCGGCAAACAGGCGGTGGACCAAGATGATAGCCAGGTGGGGCAACTGGTGGCGGGGCTGTTGGGCTGGTCCCAGGCCACCTTTGCCGCCCACCTTGCGGTAGCGGATGGTGAACTGCTGGTCCAGCGGGAAACCGATGATGGGCAGGAGCGGTTGAGCCTACCCTTACCTGCGGTGATCACCACAGATCTCCGTCTCAACACACCGCGTTATGCCAGCCTACCCAATATTGTCAAAGCCAAACGCAAACCCCTAGAGCAGCTCGATGCCGCTGCGTTTGGGGTTGATCTTACGCCTCAATGGCAGCGGTTACAGCAACAGCCGCCCCCCATGCGCCCCATGGGCCAGTGGGTGGATTCGGTCGAAGCGCTCCATGCCATGTTACGCAAAGAGGGGCTTTTACATGAAGGATAA
- a CDS encoding thiol:disulfide interchange protein DsbA/DsbL translates to MRFYLRLWLAFAITLGLASPVQAGDNEKLYHLINPPVALQGEAPEVVEVFNFHCPHCNDFYPVLEKWAHGYQGKLNVHSLPVYWGSQPDTPVRAYFAAEYLGVGEKMKRAIFAANFDDNRYKIDEEQDILKIASEAGIDAKKLEEAMDSFAVFGKVAQVNSLARQYGIQGTPSVVVNGRYRVVAHGDYGDVVKTIESLLQK, encoded by the coding sequence ATGCGTTTTTACTTACGTTTATGGCTAGCCTTTGCCATAACTTTGGGCTTGGCAAGCCCCGTCCAAGCTGGTGATAATGAAAAACTTTATCACCTGATCAACCCCCCCGTGGCACTCCAGGGCGAAGCCCCCGAAGTGGTGGAGGTGTTTAATTTCCATTGCCCCCACTGCAACGATTTTTATCCGGTTTTAGAGAAATGGGCGCACGGCTATCAGGGTAAACTCAACGTGCATAGTCTACCCGTCTATTGGGGCAGCCAACCCGATACCCCGGTACGAGCCTATTTTGCCGCCGAGTACCTTGGGGTAGGCGAAAAGATGAAACGGGCTATCTTTGCCGCCAATTTTGACGACAACCGCTACAAGATTGATGAGGAGCAGGATATCCTTAAAATCGCCAGCGAGGCCGGAATTGATGCCAAAAAGTTGGAAGAAGCCATGGATAGCTTTGCTGTATTTGGCAAGGTGGCCCAGGTCAATAGTCTGGCCCGTCAATATGGCATTCAAGGCACCCCTTCGGTGGTGGTGAATGGACGCTATCGGGTGGTTGCCCACGGCGACTATGGCGATGTGGTTAAAACCATTGAGTCGTTGCTGCAAAAATGA
- a CDS encoding OsmC family protein gives MATTARVKWIEGMQMLGESGSGHTVVMDAAEAVGGREMGIRPMELLLIGMGGCSSIDVLSILKKGRHQVTDCVAEITAERADSQPAVFTHIQLHFTVTGQQIPEKAVQRAIDLSMESYCSASIMLGKTAKIETSFTLIEG, from the coding sequence ATGGCCACCACCGCACGGGTAAAATGGATTGAGGGCATGCAGATGCTGGGCGAGTCTGGCTCAGGTCACACCGTTGTCATGGACGCCGCCGAGGCGGTAGGTGGGCGTGAGATGGGCATTCGCCCCATGGAGCTATTGCTCATCGGTATGGGGGGCTGTAGCTCCATTGACGTGCTGTCGATCCTTAAAAAGGGACGTCATCAAGTCACCGATTGCGTGGCTGAGATTACCGCTGAGCGGGCCGACAGCCAGCCCGCCGTATTTACCCATATTCAGTTGCACTTTACCGTGACCGGTCAACAGATTCCGGAAAAGGCGGTGCAACGGGCCATTGATCTTTCCATGGAGAGCTACTGTTCAGCCTCGATTATGTTGGGTAAGACCGCCAAGATTGAGACCTCTTTTACCCTGATTGAGGGCTAA
- a CDS encoding DHH family phosphoesterase: MSELSAEKTQELRELLSRCEGQRHAVVLQDFPDPDAISCGFAYAILADAFGIETELIFGGRVSHQENIALINLLDIELIQIVESSLLNQERFQGAVFVDSQGTTSNLTQPIKDAEIPILVVIDHHANQNFLTPEFFDLRKVGACASILTSYFMDEMVVLKTTKPEHRRLATALMHGIISDTGAMIGAAQLDFQAAAFLQPMCDGDMLTEIMHQQRSHRVMEVIRQALANRIAREGICLSGVGTIRAEDRDAIPQAAEFLLTEETVHTAIVFGLVTYPDNRESVQGSLRTTKHSLNPDTFLKETLGQSHTGEYYGGGKAMAGGFEIPLGFLSGADDPELAAMKWEAYNAKIRKKFFSKIGDD; this comes from the coding sequence ATGAGCGAACTGAGCGCCGAAAAAACCCAAGAGTTGCGCGAGTTACTAAGCCGTTGCGAGGGTCAACGACACGCCGTGGTGTTACAGGATTTTCCCGATCCCGATGCCATCTCCTGTGGCTTTGCCTACGCCATCCTCGCCGATGCCTTTGGTATTGAAACCGAGCTGATCTTTGGTGGGCGGGTGAGCCATCAAGAAAACATTGCTTTAATCAATTTGTTGGATATTGAACTGATTCAGATTGTTGAGAGCAGCCTGCTCAACCAGGAGCGGTTTCAAGGTGCGGTGTTTGTGGATAGCCAGGGGACCACCTCGAACCTGACCCAGCCTATCAAGGATGCAGAGATTCCCATTTTGGTGGTGATCGACCACCACGCCAACCAAAATTTTCTTACCCCGGAATTCTTTGACCTGCGTAAGGTCGGCGCTTGTGCTTCGATCCTGACCAGCTATTTTATGGATGAGATGGTGGTGTTAAAGACCACCAAACCGGAACATCGGCGTTTGGCGACAGCACTGATGCACGGCATTATTTCTGATACTGGGGCCATGATCGGGGCTGCGCAGTTGGATTTTCAGGCGGCCGCTTTTTTACAGCCCATGTGCGATGGTGACATGCTCACCGAAATTATGCACCAACAGCGTAGCCACCGGGTGATGGAGGTTATTCGCCAAGCCCTCGCCAACCGTATCGCCCGCGAGGGCATTTGCCTATCGGGGGTGGGCACCATCCGCGCTGAGGATCGAGATGCGATCCCCCAGGCGGCGGAGTTTCTGCTTACCGAAGAGACGGTGCATACCGCTATTGTCTTTGGTTTGGTCACTTATCCGGATAATCGCGAATCGGTTCAGGGCAGTTTACGGACCACTAAACACTCCTTAAATCCAGATACATTTCTAAAAGAGACCTTGGGTCAATCCCATACAGGTGAGTATTATGGGGGGGGTAAAGCGATGGCGGGGGGGTTTGAGATCCCCTTGGGATTTCTCTCCGGTGCCGACGACCCTGAATTGGCGGCGATGAAATGGGAGGCTTATAATGCCAAGATCCGCAAAAAATTCTTCTCTAAAATCGGAGATGATTAG